Proteins encoded together in one Lathyrus oleraceus cultivar Zhongwan6 chromosome 5, CAAS_Psat_ZW6_1.0, whole genome shotgun sequence window:
- the LOC127080652 gene encoding protein FAR1-RELATED SEQUENCE 5-like, producing MDCERGGNYKRKNVSESNNSSGDVYRIKVKCPFRLRSVSIDSGWKVIVWCGLHNHKLYEDLKGHDILGCLKDYERRFVSDMTKYNMTPRYIVTTLKDKDLENLISVTQVYKARTTYNVNKRNTLTEMQMLLSLIHKEKYTCWTRNREDSNIVAGIFWTHSDSVNLLNIFHLVLIFDCTYKTNRYQLPLLEIVGVTSTKLTFSVDFAYFEHERVEKLKKLFSFKNLLQMVVVTDQELALMDAMENNIVYANREIEFVEHLKHFETVCVDIPLFVKYVTEIWLSPYKERLVAA from the exons ATGGATTGTGAGAGGGGAGGAAACTATAAAAGAAAGAATGTATCTGAAAGTAATAATTCCTCAGGAGACGTTTATAGGATTAAAGTTAAATGTCCTTTTAGGCTGAGATCTGTGTCAATTGATAGCGGTTGGAAGGTGATAGTTTGGTGCGGGTTGCACAATCATAAACTTTACGAGGATTTAAAAGGCCATGACATATTGGGCTGCCTAAAAGATTATGAAAGACGGTTTGTGAGTGACATGACGAAGTACAACATGACTCCAAGATACATAGTTACCACTTTGAAAGACAAAGATCTAGAAAATCTCATCAGTGTTACCCAGGTGTATAAAGCCAGAACTACATACAATGTAAACAAGAGAAATACATTGACAGAAATGCAAATGTTGTTGAGTCTTATTCATAAAGAAAAATACACGTGTTGGACTAGAAATAGGGAAGACTCAAACATTGTTGCTGGTATCTTTTGGACACATTCTGATTCAGTAAATTTGTTGAATATATTTCATTTGGTGTTGATTTTTGATTGTACATACAAGACAAATAG GTATCAACTACCACTGCTTGAGATTGTCGGTGTTACGTCAACAAAATTGACGTTTTCGGTAGACTTTGCCTATTTTGAACATGAAAGGGTGGAAAAGCTCAAAAAGTTGTTCTCTTTCAAGAATTTGCTACAAATGGTTGTCGTGACAGACCAGGAACTTGCGTTGATGGATGCCATGGAA AACAACATCGTATATGCTAATAGAGAAATTGAGTTTGTCGAACACTTGAAGCACTTTGAGACTGTATGTGTTGATATTCCTTTATTTGTTAAGTATGTGACTGAAATATGGTTGTCACCTTATAAAGAAAGGCTTGTTGCTGCTTGA
- the LOC127084634 gene encoding alpha-glucan phosphorylase, H isozyme, with product MSSKVETNGGGASLVSAKVPPLANPLAEKPDEIASNISYHAQYSPHFSPFKFQLEQAYYATAESVRDRLIQQWNETYLHFHKVDPKQTYYLSMEFLQGRALTNAIGNLNIQDAYADALRKFGLELEEITEQEKDAALGNGGLGRLASCFLDSMATLNLPAWGYGLRYRYGLFKQIIAKEGQEEVAEDWLEKFSPWEIVRHDVLYPIRFFGQVDVNPDGSRQWVGGEVIQALAYDVPIPGYQTKNTISLRLWEAKACADDFDLFLFNDGQLESASVLHSQAQQICSVLYPGDATEGGKLLRLKQQYFLCSASLQDIISRFKERRQGPWNWSEFPTKVAVQLNDTHPTLSIPELMRLLMDVEGLGWDEAWAVTSKTVAYTNHTVLPEALEKWSQPVMWKLLPRHMEIIEEIDRRFISLISNTRLDLEDELPNMRILDNNTQKPVVRMANLCVVSSHTVNGVAQLHSDILKSELFANYVSIWPTKFQNKTNGITPRRWINFCSPELSRIITKWLKTDKWVTNLDLLTGLREFADNEDLQAEWLSAKRANKQRLAQYVLQVTGESIDPDSLFDIQVKRIHEYKRQLLNILGVIYRYKKLKEMSPEERKSTTARTVMIGGKAFATYTNAKRIVKLVDDVGSVVNSDPEVNSYLKVVFVPNYNVSVAEVLIPGSELSQHISTAGMEASGTSNMKFALNGCLIIGTLDGANVEIREEIGEENFFLFGATADEVPRLRKERENGLFKPDPRFEEAKKFIRSGVFGSYDYNPLLDSLEGNSGYGRGDYFLVGYDFPSYMDAQEKVDEAYRDKKRWLKMSILSTAGSGKFSSDRTIAQYAKEIWNIEECRVP from the exons ATGAGTTCTAAAGTAGAAACTAATGGTGGTGGTGCTTCTTTAGTTTCTGCTAAAGTTCCACCTTTGGCGAATCCATTGGCTGAAAAACCTGATGAAATTGCTTCTAACATCAGTTACCATGCTCAGTATAGTCCTCATTTTTCCCCTTTCAAGTTTCAGCTTGAACAAGCTTATTATGCAACTGCAGAGAGTGTTCGTGATCGTCTCATTCAG CAATGGAATGAAACATACTTACATTTTCACAAAGTTGATCCCAAGCAAACATACTACTTATCAATGGAGTTCCTTCAAGGTCGGGCTTTGACCAATGCTATTGGAAATCTCAATATCCAAGATGCATATGCTGATGCTTTGCGCAAATTCGGACTTGAACTTGAAGAAATAACAGAGCAG GAGAAGGACGCAGCACTAGGAAATGGTGGTCTTGGTAGGCTTGCTTCTTGCTTTTTGGATTCCATGGCAACACTTAATTTGCCTGCTTGGGGATACGGTTTGAGGTATCGGTACGGACTATTTAAGCAGATAATCGCAAAAGAAGGTCAGGAGGAAGTTGCTGAGGACTGGCTTGAG AAGTTTAGCCCTTGGGAAATTGTGAGACATGACGTTTTGTACCCGATCAGATTCTTTGGCCAGGTCGACGTTAACCCTGATGGAAG CCGACAATGGGTAGGCGGAGAAGTTATTCAAGCACTAGCTTATGATGTGCCAATTCCTGGATACCAGACCAAGAACACCATCAGTCTTCGCCTCTGGGAAGCGAAAGCATGCGCTGATGATTTTGATTTGTTTTTATTCAATGATGGGCAACTCGAATCTGCTTCAGTTCTTCACTCACAAGCGCAACAG ATTTGCTCGGTTTTGTATCCCGGTGATGCCACAGAAGGCGGGAAACTCCTACGGCTGAAGCAGCAGTACTTTCTCTGCAGTGCATCACTCCAA GACATTATTTCCCGATTCAAGGAGAGGAGGCAAGGACCTTGGAACTGGTCTGAGTTCCCAACAAAGGTTGCTGTACAATTGAACGATACCCACCCAACCCTTTCAATACCGGAGTTGATGCGATTACTTATGGATGTCGAAGGGCTTGGATGGGATGAAGCATGGGCAGTGACATCAAA GACGGTTGCTTACACTAATCACACTGTCCTCCCTGAAGCGCTGGAGAAATGGTCTCAACCTGTTATGTGGAAACTGCTTCCTCGTCACATGGAAATCATAGAGGAAATCGATAGACGA TTCATTTCATTGATAAGTAACACCCGATTGGATCTTGAGGACGAACTTCCGAACATGCGTATCCTGGACAATAATACCCAGAAGCCAGTAGTTCGGATGGCAAATTTGTGCGTTGTTTCTTCTCATACC GTGAATGGTGTTGCTCAGTTACACAGTGATATATTGAAGTCAGAATTATTTGCAAATTATGTTTCAATATGGCCAacaaaattccaaaataaaaCTAATGGCATTACGCCTCGAAGATGGATCAATTTCTGCAGTCCTGAGCTAAGCAGGATAATCACAAAGTGGTTAAAAACTGATAAATGGGTAACCAATCTTGACTTATTAACAGGTCTTCGTGAG TTTGCTGACAATGAAGATCTACAAGCAGAGTGGCTGTCTGCAAAGAGAGCTAATAAGCAGCGCTTAGCACAGTATGTTCTGCAAGTGACAGGGGAGAGCATTGACCCTGATAGTCTATTCGACATTCAAGTCAAGCGTATCCACGAATACAAGAGGCAGCTGCTAAATATTCTTGGTGTGATCTATAGATATAAAAAGTTAAAG GAGATGAGCCCTGAAGAACGGAAAAGCACAACTGCACGCACGGTCATGATTGGAGGAAAGGCATTTGCGACATACACAAATGCTAAACGGATAGTCAAGCTTGTTGATGATGTTGGTTCTGTTGTAAACAGTGATCCTGAAGTCAATAGCTACTTGAAG GTTGTGTTTGTACCAAATTACAATGTATCAGTGGCGGAGGTGCTTATCCCAGGGAGTGAGCTGTCGCAGCATATTAGCACTGCAGGAATGGAAGCAAGTGGCACAAGCAACATGAAATTTGCATTGAACGGGTGCCTCATAATCGGTACATTAGATGGAGCTAATGTTGAAATCCGGGAAGAGATTGGCGAAGAGAATTTTTTCCTCTTTGGTGCAACAGCAGATGAAGTCCCTCGACTCAGGAAGGAAAGAGAGAATGGACTG TTCAAGCCAGATCCTCGATTCGAAGAGGCAAAGAAGTTTATAAGGAGTGGGGTGTTTGGAAGCTACGACTATAACCCATTGCTTGATTCATTGGAAGGAAATTCTGGCTATGGTCGCGGGGATTACTTTCTGGTTGGGTATGACTTCCCAAGCTACATGGATGCTCAGGAAAAAGTAGATGAAGCATATCG TGATAAGAAAAGGTGGCTAAAAATGTCTATTTTAAGCACTGCTGGGAGTGGGAAGTTCAGCAGTGACAGGACAATTGCTCAGTATGCTAAGGAAATTTGGAACATTGAAGAATGCCGCGTACCATAA
- the LOC127084635 gene encoding serine/arginine-rich splicing factor SR45a — MTSYSRRSRYSPSPSPSPSPYRRYGRSLSRSFSRSRSRSRLRSVSPDAENPGNNLYVTGLSPRITKRELEKHFAAEGKVIDVHLVVDPWTRESRGFGFVTMDTLEEADRCVKYLDRSVLEGRVIMVEKARRRRGRTPTPGKYLGLRTIRGRRRSSSYSPRRSPSYSPYRRSYSRSPSDRSRSRSYSPDYRRRKSHSPEYRRRRAYSPYSSRHRSYYHYDRHRSYSRSRSPYSMSPVSTRDRSHSPYNSRYDSPDDSYYKRYRYRSVSRSVSPKPRRSRRRSYSRSASPVRSVSPRPRKRSGRSHSRSSRRNGGYSKLYHSRSRSSSVRASSRSFSRSNTPGSTSPSN; from the exons ATG ACGTCCTACTCACGAAGATCAAG GTATTCGCCCTCTCCATCTCCCTCACCCTCGCCATACAGGCGTTACGGTAGGTCTTTGTCCAGGTCTTTCTCGAGGTCCAGATCCAGAAGCCGTTTGAG GAGTGTATCGCCAGATGCTGAAAATCCGGGAAACAATTTGTATGTGACAGGACTGTCTCCTAGGATCACCAAGAGAGAACTGGAGAAGCATTTTGCTGCTGAGGGAAAA GTGATAGATGTTCATCTGGTTGTTGATCCATGGACAAGGGAATCCCGTGGTTTTGGATTTGTGACAATGGATACTCTAGAAGAAGCTGATCGATGTGTGAAGTATCTGGATCGCTCTGTACTTGAAGGGCGTGTTATCATGGTGGAGAAG GCTAGAAGACGACGTGGTCGAACCCCAACACCTGGGAAATATCTAGGTCTCAGGACTATTCGAG GACGGCGTCGTTCTTCAAGCTACTCTCCTCGACGTTCTCCTAGCTATTCTCCATATAGAAGAAGCTACAGTCGATCACCTTCTGATCGTAGTAGAAGTCGCTCTTACTCTCCTGACTATAGGCGGAGGAAGTCCCACTCTCCTGAATACAGGCGAAGGAGGGCATACTCGCCATACTCTAGCAGACACAGATCATACTATCATTATGACCGACACAGGTCATATTCCCGGTCTCGCTCTCCTTACAGCATGTCTCCTGTCAGCACGCGTGACCGATCACACTCTCCCTACAACTCCAGATATGACTCACCTGATGATAGCTACTACAAAAGGTACCGTTACAGGTCAGTTTCCCGAAGTGTCTCACCCAAGCCAAGGAGGTCAAGGAGGAGGAGTTACTCAAGAAGTGCCTCTCCTGTTCGAAGTGTCTCCCCCAGGCCAAGGAAGAGATCAGGAAGGAGTCATTCAAGAAGCTCTAGAAGAAATGGTGGTTATTCCAAACTTTATCATTCTCGATCAAGAAGTTCAAGTGTAAGGGCGAGTTCTAGATCGTTTTCAAGGTCCAATACTCCCGGATCTACTTCTCCTTCAAATTGA